A genomic segment from Geitlerinema sp. PCC 7407 encodes:
- a CDS encoding PEP-CTERM sorting domain-containing protein (PEP-CTERM proteins occur, often in large numbers, in the proteomes of bacteria that also encode an exosortase, a predicted intramembrane cysteine proteinase. The presence of a PEP-CTERM domain at a protein's C-terminus predicts cleavage within the sorting domain, followed by covalent anchoring to some some component of the (usually Gram-negative) cell surface. Many PEP-CTERM proteins exhibit an unusual sequence composition that includes large numbers of potential glycosylation sites. Expression of one such protein has been shown restore the ability of a bacterium to form floc, a type of biofilm.), whose product MTSRIRWAIAASGAALAWTALAVPGAQAAQLINNGSQGYYNSSLGDLYPGNPGDPLAAYFPGPNVSTGDPTATFAVAPDLSGVAALGSWLSDPVNALTNVAWSGLQSIPLTWAVNSETAILYEIDGGPKGIDNLIGRFGVDNGIFVWVNGVYKFGATAAGGAPVGEYAPIALGSLGAGKNYIQILRADHGGGTGYDVSITGDLRPVPEPGTLGALAVAGGLGLLASKKRSADRPI is encoded by the coding sequence ATGACATCTCGCATTCGTTGGGCGATCGCCGCCAGCGGTGCCGCTCTAGCCTGGACAGCCCTTGCCGTCCCCGGCGCTCAGGCCGCTCAGCTCATCAACAACGGCAGCCAAGGCTACTACAACAGCAGCCTCGGGGACCTCTATCCCGGTAACCCCGGTGACCCTCTGGCCGCCTACTTTCCCGGCCCCAACGTCTCCACCGGCGATCCCACCGCAACCTTCGCCGTAGCGCCAGACCTCAGCGGCGTGGCGGCTCTGGGGAGCTGGCTGAGCGATCCGGTCAACGCCCTCACCAATGTCGCGTGGAGCGGTTTGCAGAGCATTCCGCTGACCTGGGCCGTCAACAGCGAGACCGCCATCCTCTACGAGATCGACGGCGGCCCGAAGGGCATCGACAATCTCATCGGTCGCTTTGGGGTCGACAACGGTATTTTCGTTTGGGTGAATGGCGTGTACAAGTTTGGCGCTACGGCCGCAGGGGGCGCCCCGGTGGGCGAATATGCCCCCATTGCCCTCGGCAGCCTGGGCGCGGGCAAAAACTACATTCAAATTCTGCGGGCTGACCACGGCGGCGGGACGGGCTACGACGTGAGTATTACCGGAGATTTGCGGCCGGTGCCAGAGCCGGGAACCCTGGGGGCGCTTGCTGTGGCGGGAGGCCTGGGCCTGCTGGCCAGCAAAAAGCGATCGGCCGATCGCCCCATCTAG
- the recQ gene encoding DNA helicase RecQ: MATKLSPYASKFDTLEDALKHFFGYESFRPGQREIVEAALDRRDVMVIMPTGGGKSLCFQLPALLNSGVSVVVSPLIALMQDQVASLQKNGVGATFLNSSISGEEVRSRQNEILDGRIKLLYVAPERLLNEQFLLWLNDVRQQVGLSTFVIDEAHCVSEWGHDFRPEYRQLLQIRQRFPEVPVMALTATATDRVRQDMGEQLALRQPYVHIASFNRPNLYYEVRPKGKNSYDELLQKIRHVEGSCIVYCLSRRRVNELTTRLQQEGIEALPYHAGLSDDVRTENQTRFIRDDVRVIVATIAFGMGINKPDVRLVMHYDLPRNIEAYYQESGRAGRDGETAQCLLFYGPGDIKSLDWIIDQKVHPVTGEPLEQEQRIARQQLRQVIDYAESTVCRRTIQLSYFGEEFPGNCQNCDNCLHPKPLEDWTIEAQKFLSCVARCRERFGVNYIIDVLRGSKNKKVLSNGHQALSTYGIGRDRSVDAWRSLARTLIHQGLVDETSDGFSVLKLNAASWEVMRKQRTVLVAALPAEPVLEARAEAQIEAEMLFERLRSLRKQLADEQAIAPYMVFADSSLRLMAQQRPTTLQQFAGISGVGSHKLALYGDRFIAEIRDYCEEQGLTVASESRSLASPARSRSRGALSNTHFATLALHQEGASASDIAQQRGYRLGTIVDHLALLLEAGQRVDIDRLVPPERQNAILEAIAAHGDAALLVLRQHLGEAYTHDEIRLVRSWWRGDNRQSS, from the coding sequence ATGGCAACCAAGCTTTCCCCCTACGCTTCAAAATTTGACACCCTAGAAGACGCTCTCAAGCACTTTTTTGGCTACGAGTCTTTTCGGCCGGGGCAGCGCGAAATTGTCGAGGCAGCCCTCGATCGCCGCGATGTCATGGTCATCATGCCCACCGGCGGCGGCAAATCCCTGTGCTTTCAGCTGCCAGCCCTCCTAAATTCTGGGGTGAGCGTCGTGGTGTCGCCCCTGATTGCTCTGATGCAGGACCAGGTCGCCTCCCTCCAGAAAAACGGCGTGGGAGCAACCTTTCTCAACAGCAGCATCAGCGGAGAAGAGGTGCGATCGCGCCAAAACGAGATTCTCGATGGCCGGATCAAGCTGCTCTATGTCGCCCCCGAGCGGCTGCTCAATGAACAATTTTTGCTGTGGCTCAACGACGTGCGCCAGCAGGTTGGGCTCTCCACCTTTGTGATCGATGAGGCCCACTGCGTTTCGGAGTGGGGCCACGATTTTCGGCCAGAGTACCGCCAGCTGCTGCAAATTCGCCAGCGCTTCCCGGAGGTGCCGGTGATGGCCCTGACGGCGACGGCGACAGACCGGGTGCGCCAGGACATGGGGGAGCAGCTGGCCCTGCGGCAGCCCTACGTGCACATCGCCAGCTTCAACCGGCCCAATCTGTACTACGAGGTCCGGCCGAAGGGCAAAAACAGCTATGACGAGCTGCTGCAAAAGATTCGGCATGTCGAGGGATCTTGCATCGTCTACTGCCTTAGTCGGCGGCGGGTCAACGAGCTGACAACGCGATTGCAGCAGGAGGGCATCGAGGCGCTGCCCTACCATGCGGGGCTTTCCGATGACGTGCGAACCGAGAACCAGACGCGCTTCATTCGGGATGATGTGCGGGTGATCGTGGCGACGATCGCCTTTGGGATGGGCATCAACAAGCCGGATGTGCGCCTGGTGATGCACTACGATCTGCCGCGCAACATCGAGGCCTACTACCAGGAGTCGGGGCGCGCGGGCCGGGACGGGGAGACGGCCCAGTGCCTGCTGTTTTACGGGCCGGGGGACATCAAAAGCCTCGACTGGATCATTGACCAGAAGGTGCACCCGGTGACGGGGGAGCCGCTGGAGCAGGAGCAGCGCATTGCGCGGCAGCAGCTGCGCCAGGTAATCGACTATGCCGAGAGTACGGTGTGCCGCCGCACGATCCAGCTCAGCTACTTTGGCGAGGAGTTTCCGGGCAATTGCCAAAATTGCGACAACTGCCTGCATCCCAAGCCCCTAGAAGATTGGACCATTGAGGCGCAGAAGTTTCTCTCCTGCGTGGCCCGCTGTCGGGAACGCTTTGGCGTGAACTACATCATTGATGTGCTGCGGGGCTCCAAAAACAAAAAGGTCCTGAGCAATGGCCACCAGGCGCTGTCGACCTACGGCATTGGGCGCGATCGCAGCGTGGATGCGTGGCGATCGCTGGCCCGCACCCTGATTCATCAGGGCCTGGTGGACGAAACGAGCGATGGATTTTCGGTCCTCAAGCTGAATGCGGCGAGCTGGGAAGTGATGCGCAAACAGCGCACGGTGCTGGTGGCGGCCCTGCCGGCCGAGCCGGTGCTTGAGGCGCGAGCAGAGGCCCAGATCGAGGCGGAAATGCTGTTTGAGCGGCTGCGATCGCTGCGCAAGCAGCTGGCGGACGAGCAGGCGATCGCCCCCTACATGGTGTTTGCGGATTCGAGCCTGCGCCTGATGGCCCAGCAGCGCCCCACGACTTTGCAGCAGTTTGCCGGTATCTCGGGGGTGGGCAGCCACAAGCTGGCTCTCTACGGCGATCGCTTCATTGCGGAGATCCGCGACTACTGCGAGGAGCAGGGACTGACCGTGGCTTCGGAGTCGCGCTCCCTAGCCTCGCCCGCACGATCGCGATCGCGCGGCGCCCTGTCCAACACCCACTTTGCGACCCTGGCCCTCCACCAGGAAGGCGCGTCGGCCAGCGACATTGCCCAGCAGCGGGGCTATCGCCTGGGCACGATCGTGGATCATCTGGCCCTGCTGCTGGAGGCAGGGCAGCGGGTCGATATCGATCGCCTGGTGCCGCCGGAGCGCCAAAACGCCATTTTGGAGGCGATCGCAGCCCACGGAGACGCGGCTCTGCTGGTCCTGCGTCAGCACCTGGGCGAAGCCTACACCCACGATGAAATTCGCCTCGTGCGATCGTGGTGGCGGGGCGACAATCGTCAATCGTCCTAA
- a CDS encoding DUF427 domain-containing protein, whose product MARAVWNGTVLAESDQFELVEGNVYFPPSAIHSEYFKESSTHTTCSWKGVASYYTLSVNGQENPDAAWYYPEPKDAAKNIQGYIAFWKGVKVEK is encoded by the coding sequence ATGGCCCGCGCAGTTTGGAACGGTACTGTTTTAGCCGAAAGCGATCAGTTTGAGCTGGTGGAAGGCAATGTCTACTTCCCGCCCAGCGCGATTCATTCCGAATATTTCAAAGAAAGCAGCACCCACACCACCTGCTCATGGAAAGGGGTCGCGAGCTACTACACCCTGAGCGTCAACGGCCAGGAAAATCCGGATGCCGCCTGGTACTACCCTGAGCCCAAGGACGCCGCAAAAAACATCCAAGGCTATATTGCTTTTTGGAAAGGGGTCAAAGTCGAAAAATAG
- a CDS encoding AMP-binding protein has translation MKRPAIAPPYQPTPREQDSRKQLLRHDTLKGVPEVWAEVSQRFGQITALIDPHAQPVVSLTYSQLSQQIGQFAAGLQALQVHAEPWESEDLPPRVALFADDSPRWLIADQGSMMAGTADVVRSSQADRDELLFILEDSGARTLIVENVATLKKLQAGLGNLPLKQIILLSDETSEAIAGVPVANFSQVMELGRDRSPEPIQWRKDVLATLIYTSGTTGKPKGVMLTHGNLLHQITTLGVVVQPKPGDRVLTLLPTWHSFGRVGEYFLLAQGCTQIYTSIRHVKADFRKHKPQFMVGVPRLWESIYEGVQKQFREQPESRQKLINTLLDFSRQYVEAKRVAQGLLLSAEQPGGLAKAIASLKAAAFWPLHQLGERLVYRKVREATGGELTCVISGGGSLAMHLEMFFEIVGVDVLVGYGLTETSPVLSARRSWHNLRGSSGRPIPGTALKIVDPETRQPLAFGDRGLVLAQGPQIMGGYFRNPTATAKAIDPEGWFDTGDLGWMTPNYDLVLTGRAKDTIVLTNGENIEPQPIEDACLRSAYIDQIMLVGQDQKSLGALIVPNLEALQQWALGAGITSSPDASPDLQHPKVQELIRQELNREVRDRPGYRPDDRIGPFRLMAEPFSVENGMMTQTLKIRRPVVMERYQGMIDEMFS, from the coding sequence ATGAAACGCCCTGCGATCGCCCCTCCCTATCAACCCACGCCCCGCGAACAAGACAGTCGCAAACAGCTCCTGCGCCACGACACTCTCAAGGGTGTGCCAGAGGTGTGGGCGGAGGTGTCCCAGCGCTTTGGGCAGATCACGGCGCTCATTGACCCCCACGCCCAGCCGGTGGTGAGCCTCACCTACAGCCAGCTCAGTCAGCAGATCGGCCAATTTGCCGCAGGCTTGCAGGCCCTCCAGGTCCACGCAGAGCCCTGGGAGTCCGAGGACCTGCCGCCCCGAGTAGCCCTCTTCGCAGACGACAGCCCCCGCTGGCTGATCGCCGACCAAGGCTCCATGATGGCGGGCACGGCGGATGTGGTGCGCAGCTCCCAGGCCGACCGCGACGAGCTGCTGTTCATTCTGGAAGATAGCGGTGCCCGGACGCTGATTGTCGAAAATGTGGCCACCCTGAAGAAGCTCCAGGCCGGCCTGGGCAACCTGCCCCTCAAGCAAATTATTCTGCTGTCTGATGAGACCAGCGAGGCGATCGCCGGGGTGCCGGTCGCGAACTTTTCCCAGGTGATGGAGCTAGGGCGCGATCGATCGCCAGAGCCCATCCAGTGGCGAAAAGACGTCTTGGCTACCCTCATTTACACCTCAGGCACCACCGGCAAGCCCAAGGGCGTGATGCTGACCCATGGCAACCTGCTGCACCAGATCACGACCCTGGGCGTGGTGGTCCAGCCCAAACCGGGCGATCGCGTTTTGACCCTGCTGCCGACCTGGCATAGCTTTGGCCGCGTCGGCGAATACTTCCTGCTGGCCCAGGGCTGCACCCAGATCTACACCAGCATTCGCCACGTCAAAGCCGACTTTCGCAAGCACAAGCCCCAGTTTATGGTGGGTGTCCCTCGCCTCTGGGAGTCCATCTATGAAGGGGTGCAAAAACAGTTCCGCGAACAGCCCGAAAGCCGCCAAAAGCTGATTAATACGCTCCTTGACTTCAGTCGCCAGTATGTCGAAGCCAAGCGCGTGGCCCAGGGCCTGTTGCTGTCGGCGGAGCAGCCCGGGGGCCTCGCAAAGGCGATCGCCTCCCTCAAAGCTGCTGCCTTTTGGCCCCTGCACCAGCTCGGCGAGCGCCTGGTCTATCGCAAAGTCCGAGAAGCGACCGGCGGCGAGCTGACCTGCGTGATCAGCGGCGGCGGCTCCCTGGCCATGCACCTAGAAATGTTCTTTGAAATTGTCGGGGTTGACGTGCTGGTCGGCTACGGCCTGACCGAAACCTCGCCTGTCCTGAGCGCTCGCCGCTCCTGGCACAACCTGCGCGGCTCCTCTGGCCGCCCGATTCCTGGCACCGCCCTCAAGATCGTCGACCCGGAAACCCGCCAGCCCCTGGCTTTTGGCGATCGCGGCTTGGTCTTGGCCCAGGGGCCTCAGATCATGGGCGGCTACTTCCGCAACCCCACCGCCACCGCCAAAGCCATCGACCCAGAAGGCTGGTTCGACACCGGAGACCTGGGCTGGATGACCCCCAACTACGATCTGGTGCTGACGGGCCGCGCCAAGGACACCATCGTCCTCACCAACGGCGAAAACATCGAGCCTCAGCCCATCGAAGACGCCTGCCTGCGCAGCGCCTACATCGACCAAATCATGCTCGTCGGCCAGGACCAAAAGAGCCTGGGCGCCCTGATCGTCCCCAACCTCGAAGCGCTCCAGCAGTGGGCCTTGGGCGCTGGCATCACCAGCTCACCCGATGCCTCCCCTGACCTCCAGCATCCCAAAGTCCAGGAGCTCATCCGCCAAGAACTCAACCGCGAAGTGCGCGATCGCCCCGGCTATCGCCCCGACGATCGCATCGGTCCCTTCCGGCTCATGGCCGAACCTTTCTCCGTCGAAAACGGCATGATGACCCAAACGCTAAAAATTCGTCGCCCTGTCGTCATGGAACGCTACCAGGGTATGATTGACGAGATGTTTTCCTGA
- a CDS encoding YlqD family protein, which produces MEVSNSQLLLKRAINVKVVVTSRWKEEAQQQLQGQINQLDRQLQQLEMQAQRMITEIQKQNPQSAQQIDSVQTQLNQRKSELLEQKNQILQQLQQVQLLELEQEVNQGQIEGFFRVEKGDNLIQKMQVEVLLRDGIVEDIRGDI; this is translated from the coding sequence ATGGAAGTTTCGAATTCCCAACTGCTTCTAAAGCGAGCTATCAACGTGAAGGTTGTTGTAACTTCCCGGTGGAAAGAAGAAGCACAGCAGCAGCTCCAAGGCCAGATCAATCAGCTAGACCGCCAGCTCCAGCAGTTGGAGATGCAGGCTCAGCGGATGATCACAGAAATTCAGAAGCAAAACCCCCAATCTGCGCAGCAGATTGACTCTGTTCAAACGCAGCTCAATCAGCGCAAAAGCGAACTGCTCGAACAGAAAAATCAAATTCTTCAGCAGCTGCAGCAGGTCCAACTGCTAGAGCTAGAACAAGAGGTCAATCAGGGTCAAATCGAAGGCTTCTTCCGCGTTGAAAAAGGGGACAACCTGATTCAAAAAATGCAGGTGGAAGTGTTGCTGCGCGATGGCATCGTAGAAGACATTCGCGGCGATATTTAG
- a CDS encoding dihydrolipoamide acetyltransferase family protein produces MIHEVFMPALSSTMTEGKIVSWVKSPGDKVEKGETVVVVESDKADMDVESFYEGYLATIIVDAGGSAPVGNAIALIAETEAEIEQAQQRASTQSAPAAAPAAPAPSAAAPAAEAPSAASNGASASPAAREGRLIVSPRARKLAKELKVDLSTLRGSGPHGRIVAEDVEAAAGRPASAPTVQAASLTAAAPVVASAPAAAAPAPAPVVPGEVTPFNTLQKAVVQGMVASLQVPVFRVSYSIGTDKLDQLYKQVKSKGVTMSALLAKAVALTLQKHPLLYAAYTDQGTHYNSAINVAVAVAMDDGGLITPVLQNADQVDLYSLSRTWKDLVQRARVKQLQPQEYNSGTFTISNLGMFGVDTFDAILPPGQGSILAIGAAKSQVVATGNGFSIQKQMQVNITCDHRIIYGAHAAAFLKDLADLIENNTHSLTL; encoded by the coding sequence ATGATTCACGAAGTTTTCATGCCCGCTCTGAGCTCCACGATGACCGAGGGGAAAATCGTTTCCTGGGTCAAATCGCCGGGTGACAAGGTGGAAAAAGGTGAAACCGTCGTTGTCGTGGAATCCGACAAGGCCGATATGGACGTCGAGTCCTTCTACGAAGGCTACCTGGCCACCATCATCGTGGATGCGGGCGGCTCCGCACCGGTCGGAAACGCGATCGCCCTGATTGCTGAGACCGAAGCCGAAATCGAGCAGGCCCAGCAGCGCGCCAGCACCCAGAGCGCCCCTGCCGCTGCACCCGCCGCGCCCGCCCCGTCTGCTGCCGCCCCTGCCGCCGAAGCTCCCAGCGCCGCCAGCAACGGCGCCTCGGCTAGCCCCGCCGCCCGCGAAGGCCGCCTCATTGTCTCGCCTCGCGCCCGCAAGCTTGCCAAAGAACTGAAAGTTGACCTGTCTACTCTGCGCGGCAGCGGCCCCCACGGCCGCATCGTCGCCGAAGACGTCGAAGCGGCCGCTGGACGTCCCGCCAGCGCGCCGACCGTCCAGGCTGCCAGCCTTACTGCGGCTGCGCCGGTCGTCGCCAGCGCGCCCGCTGCTGCGGCTCCCGCTCCGGCCCCAGTGGTCCCCGGCGAAGTCACCCCCTTCAACACCCTCCAGAAGGCTGTGGTCCAGGGCATGGTGGCCAGCCTCCAGGTTCCTGTTTTCCGGGTCAGCTACAGCATCGGCACCGACAAGCTCGACCAGCTCTACAAGCAGGTGAAGTCCAAGGGCGTGACGATGTCTGCCCTGCTGGCCAAGGCCGTCGCTCTGACCCTGCAAAAGCATCCCCTGCTCTACGCCGCCTACACGGATCAAGGCACGCACTACAACAGCGCCATCAACGTGGCGGTGGCGGTGGCCATGGACGACGGCGGCCTGATCACCCCGGTCCTGCAAAACGCTGACCAGGTGGATCTCTACTCCCTCTCGCGCACCTGGAAAGACCTGGTGCAGCGGGCTCGGGTCAAGCAGCTACAGCCCCAAGAGTACAACTCGGGCACCTTCACAATTTCCAACCTGGGCATGTTTGGCGTCGATACCTTTGACGCGATCTTGCCGCCGGGCCAGGGTTCGATCTTGGCGATCGGCGCTGCGAAGTCCCAGGTGGTGGCCACGGGGAATGGCTTCTCGATCCAGAAGCAAATGCAGGTCAATATCACCTGCGATCACCGGATCATCTATGGAGCGCACGCAGCGGCTTTCCTCAAGGATCTGGCCGACCTGATCGAAAACAACACCCACTCCCTGACGCTCTAG
- a CDS encoding zinc-dependent alcohol dehydrogenase family protein: MKAVRMTAPGDPEVLQLAEVAKPEPSDRALLVRLKAAGVNPIDTKLRQRGTFYPDQMPAILGCDGAGIVEAVGPGVQRFRVGDAVYFCNGGLGGHPGTYAEYATVDERFAAHKPVSVDFVTAAAAPLVLITAWEALYDRARLDGGQRVLVHAGAGGVGHVAIQLAKLRGAQVATTVSSEEKADFVRQLGADHAIFYQKEDFVASALSWTGGEGVDIGFDTVGGAVLSQTFAATRVYGDVVTILAPDAQTDWKTARDRNLRFSLELMLTPMLQGLTEAQQQQAQILEECARWIDGGQLRIHVGQTFPLAEAAAAHRQLATGQTVGKIVLIPDAE, from the coding sequence ATGAAAGCAGTGCGAATGACCGCACCGGGAGATCCTGAGGTTCTCCAACTGGCGGAGGTGGCCAAGCCCGAACCGAGCGATCGCGCCTTGCTGGTGCGGCTCAAGGCCGCCGGTGTCAATCCCATCGACACCAAGCTGCGGCAGCGGGGGACCTTCTACCCCGATCAAATGCCTGCCATTCTCGGCTGTGACGGGGCGGGCATCGTGGAAGCAGTAGGCCCTGGGGTGCAGCGCTTTCGGGTGGGAGATGCGGTGTACTTCTGCAACGGCGGCCTGGGAGGACATCCGGGCACCTACGCGGAGTACGCCACCGTGGATGAGCGCTTTGCGGCCCACAAGCCGGTCTCTGTGGACTTTGTGACGGCGGCGGCGGCTCCCCTCGTGCTCATCACGGCCTGGGAAGCGCTCTACGATCGCGCTCGCCTCGACGGCGGCCAGCGAGTGCTGGTTCATGCTGGGGCCGGGGGCGTGGGGCATGTGGCCATCCAGCTAGCCAAGCTAAGAGGGGCGCAAGTGGCCACGACGGTCAGCAGCGAAGAAAAGGCTGACTTCGTGCGGCAGCTGGGCGCTGATCACGCTATTTTTTATCAAAAAGAAGATTTTGTGGCGTCGGCCCTGAGCTGGACCGGCGGCGAAGGGGTGGACATCGGCTTCGATACGGTGGGGGGTGCAGTGCTCTCCCAAACCTTCGCGGCGACTCGGGTCTACGGCGATGTGGTGACGATCTTGGCGCCGGACGCCCAGACTGACTGGAAGACGGCCCGCGATCGCAACTTGCGCTTTAGCCTGGAGCTGATGCTGACACCGATGCTTCAAGGGTTGACCGAGGCTCAGCAACAGCAGGCGCAGATTCTAGAGGAGTGCGCTCGCTGGATTGACGGCGGGCAGCTGCGGATTCACGTCGGCCAAACGTTTCCTTTGGCAGAAGCGGCAGCGGCCCATCGCCAGCTGGCGACGGGCCAAACTGTGGGCAAAATTGTGCTGATTCCGGATGCTGAATGA
- a CDS encoding pentapeptide repeat-containing protein: MGVILLLAALWCCWLMPAGAAPFGDDASKRQPDRQLLTLELLQERLRSPLDRDGLKVLDLRQLTIDLRPENAEFREQFYRRLQAQLQRSGSSPLGLDLSYSLVQGEFRISQLGLRVPRYGQALSPLLTPEEQTQLQRDRRRLSQLQQLSQSLLFENSLGTTPPAQISVFRGPLNLTQARFSGFANFSNTFFLDRVEAQGATFGQDVDWSEARFSQLSNFASVSFQQASRFRNTIFFDRVRFNQARFQGPVSFQGSEFQETANFNQALFERSANFSRIQWQQNADLAQTQWLDQVQFNKSRFLESCFFNEAIFEKFATFREVLFRRPVNLRGATILDQVDFSDAAFAQGAYLNLAGLKFDADEAKILGDPGRIGQLLSVPSLQGNETVLRNLVRNFRRLEQIPDANQVEYTTERLRLRELGQRLLGLNLNIATPEQLQDLGLSAAQAAAIARRREQQLFRNSTELLGVEGIDLATYVKLRDQVVAGDPLSWGSWLLQALNWLGLSLLLLLSQYGTNFWLVFGTGLLAIAYFSLLFWLVDRVRRWGQPPVRPTWDEVAWTLGSVLVQALAGLLAIFRTASDPWLTLLSLAIIAVPLPVVLLAWLYGLGRCHDLSQVSYFVEDGSLRQLRLLIGRLPVMPRYGFFRDRYMPLLWDRRWNWLNYYDFSLNNLLKFGFNDIRLRDEQMPGPISTLAWYQWSLGLLYISLLLWTLSRTIPGLNLLIYFK, from the coding sequence TTGGGGGTAATACTGCTGCTTGCGGCGCTGTGGTGCTGCTGGCTGATGCCGGCTGGGGCGGCTCCCTTTGGCGATGACGCATCGAAGCGTCAGCCCGATCGCCAGCTCTTGACCCTGGAGCTTCTGCAAGAAAGGCTGCGATCGCCCCTCGATCGCGACGGCCTGAAAGTTCTGGATCTGCGGCAGCTCACCATCGATCTGCGGCCCGAAAATGCCGAATTTCGAGAGCAGTTTTACCGGCGCTTGCAAGCCCAGCTTCAGCGCTCGGGCTCCTCTCCCCTGGGTCTCGATTTGAGCTATTCCCTGGTGCAGGGAGAGTTCCGCATTAGCCAACTGGGCCTGCGGGTGCCGCGCTATGGCCAGGCCCTCTCGCCCCTGCTGACCCCCGAGGAGCAGACCCAGCTTCAGCGCGATCGCCGCCGCCTGAGCCAGCTCCAGCAGCTCTCTCAGTCCCTCCTGTTCGAAAATAGCCTGGGCACCACGCCCCCGGCCCAAATCTCGGTTTTTCGAGGCCCGCTCAACCTGACCCAGGCCCGGTTCAGCGGCTTTGCCAACTTCAGCAATACGTTTTTCCTCGATCGCGTCGAGGCTCAAGGCGCGACCTTTGGTCAAGATGTGGACTGGTCGGAGGCGCGCTTTAGCCAGCTTTCCAACTTCGCCAGCGTCAGCTTCCAGCAGGCGAGCCGCTTCCGCAACACGATCTTTTTTGATCGGGTCCGCTTCAATCAGGCTCGTTTTCAAGGGCCTGTGAGCTTCCAGGGAAGCGAGTTTCAGGAGACGGCCAACTTCAACCAGGCGCTGTTTGAGAGAAGCGCAAACTTTAGCCGGATCCAGTGGCAGCAAAATGCGGACCTGGCTCAAACTCAATGGCTGGACCAGGTGCAGTTCAACAAGTCTAGGTTCTTGGAAAGCTGCTTTTTTAATGAGGCGATTTTTGAGAAATTCGCCACGTTTCGCGAGGTGCTTTTCCGGCGGCCGGTCAACTTGCGGGGGGCGACCATCCTCGATCAGGTGGACTTTAGCGATGCGGCCTTTGCCCAGGGCGCTTACTTAAATCTGGCGGGCCTCAAGTTTGACGCCGATGAAGCGAAGATTTTGGGCGATCCGGGCCGCATTGGGCAGCTGCTCTCGGTGCCGTCGCTCCAGGGAAACGAAACGGTGCTGCGGAACCTGGTGCGCAACTTTCGGCGGCTGGAGCAGATTCCTGACGCCAATCAGGTGGAGTACACGACGGAGCGACTGCGGCTGCGGGAGCTGGGGCAGCGGCTGCTGGGGCTGAACTTGAACATTGCAACCCCGGAGCAGCTTCAAGACCTGGGGCTGTCAGCGGCCCAGGCAGCGGCGATCGCCCGTCGCCGAGAGCAGCAGCTCTTTCGCAACAGTACGGAGCTGCTGGGGGTGGAGGGCATTGATCTGGCGACCTATGTGAAGCTGCGGGATCAGGTAGTGGCGGGAGATCCGCTGTCCTGGGGGAGCTGGCTGCTCCAGGCGCTCAACTGGCTGGGCCTGAGCCTGCTGCTGCTGCTGAGCCAGTACGGCACGAATTTTTGGCTGGTGTTTGGCACGGGGCTGCTGGCGATCGCCTACTTTAGCCTGCTGTTTTGGCTGGTGGATCGGGTTCGGCGCTGGGGTCAGCCGCCGGTGCGCCCCACCTGGGACGAGGTTGCGTGGACTCTGGGTAGCGTGCTGGTGCAGGCGTTGGCAGGGCTGCTGGCGATTTTTCGCACGGCCAGCGATCCGTGGCTCACGCTGCTGAGCTTGGCCATTATTGCGGTGCCGCTGCCGGTGGTGCTGCTGGCCTGGCTCTACGGTCTGGGCCGCTGCCACGATTTGAGCCAGGTCAGCTACTTTGTAGAAGACGGCAGCTTGCGGCAGCTCCGCCTGCTGATTGGCCGCTTGCCGGTGATGCCGCGCTACGGCTTCTTTCGCGATCGCTATATGCCGCTGCTCTGGGATCGCCGCTGGAACTGGCTCAACTACTACGATTTCAGTCTCAATAACCTGCTGAAATTCGGCTTTAATGACATTCGCCTGCGCGACGAGCAGATGCCAGGGCCGATCTCGACTTTGGCCTGGTATCAGTGGAGCCTGGGGTTGCTGTACATCTCCCTGCTGCTGTGGACGCTGTCGCGCACGATTCCCGGCCTCAATTTGCTGATTTATTTCAAGTAG